In Nostocoides sp. HKS02, the DNA window CGCGGGTAGAGCTGACGGAAGTCGCGCAGGATGCGCGGCAACGGGGTCAGGGCGAGGTCGTCGGTGACCCCGAAACGCAGCCGACCGGCCAGGTGCGACCCGGTGAAGTACCCGACCGCTCGCTCCTGCGCGGCCAGGATGTCGCGGGCGAACCCGGCCATCGCCTCGCCGTCCGACGTGAGCGCGACGCGACGCGTGTCGCGCAGGAACAGGGGCCGCCCCACCGCGTCCTCCAGGCGCCGGACGTGTTGGCTAACCGTGGGTTGGCGGAGACCGAGGGACTGCGCCGCCCGGGTGAAGCTGAGCGACTGCGCGACGGCAAGGAACGTGCGCAGCAGCTCGGGTTCGTACACGACGGGGCTCCTCGGACGACACTACTGGCGGGCACTCATCATCTAACGCAATAACACTTATACCACTCATTCTCGCCAACAATAGGGCGTGCACTCCGCGAAGCCCCCAGACTGGACCGGTACGCAACCAGAACCGCACCGAACCTCGTCCAGGACGACACATGGGCCTTCCCGCCGACACTTCAGTCCCCCTCTCCGACTCCCTTGCCACCGCAGTCCTTTCACGCAACTTCCCCGCACTGTCCAACCGCAACTTCCGGCTCCTGCTCAGCGGCCTGCTCCTCTCGGGCACCGGCGGGTGGATCCAACGGGTCGCGCAGGACTGGCTCGTTCTCACCATCACCGACAGCCCGGTGGCTGTCGGCGCCGTGACGGCCTGCCAGTTCCTGCCGACCCTGCTCTTCGGTCTGCACGGCGGCCTGCTGGCCGACCGCTTCCCCCAAGCGCCGCATCCTGCTGACCACGCAGCTGTCGATGGCCGCCACGGCAGCCACCCTCGCCGGGCTTGCCCTGTCTGGTCACGTCGCGGTCTGGCACGTCTTCGCACTCGCTCTGGTGCTCGGCGTCGTCACAGCAGTCGACAATCCCGTCCGGCAGTCCTTCGTGTCCGAGGTCGTCGACCACGCCCACCTGCCCAACGCGATCAGCCTCGTCTCGTGCACGTTCCAGCTCGGCGCCATGGTCGGGCCGGTAGTCGGTGGCGTTCTCATGGGCGCCGTCGGAGCCGGCTATGCCTTCGCCGTCAACGCGATCACGTTCGTCGGACCGGTCGTGGCACTCCTCCTGATGCGCGGCGCGGACCGGGTCACGCCATCGGTCGCGCCGGTCGCCGCGGGCGAGGAGCCCGCGCCGGCTGCACCCGGCATACGCGAAGGGCTGTCGTACGCGCTCCACACGCCTACGGTGCTGTGGCCGGTGGTCATGGTCGGGGCGTTCGGCTTCTTCACCATCAGCCTGCCGGTGACCCTCGCCGCCTTCGCCAAGAACGAGTTCCACTCCGGCGCAACCGGGCTGGGCGTGCTCAACGGCATCGTGGCCACGGGCGCGCTGGTCGGTGCGATGACGACCGCACGGCGCACCAGGCCACTGCGGTTGCGCACGGTCGGGTTCGCGGCCTGGGCTCTCGCGACGGCGCTCGTGCTCGCCGCCGCGGCCCCCGACCAGCCCGCGTTCGTCCTGCTGCTCGCTGCCGTGGGGGCGGCCAACCTCGCCTTCCTCACCTCGGCGCAGTCCCTCGTCCAGCTGGCGGCTGCTGACCACCTGCGTGGTCGCGTGGTGGGGCTCTACATGCTCGTCTTCATCGGTAGCGGTGCGCTCGGCGGTCCGGTGGTGGGGCTGCTGGCCGAGCACCTCGGCGCACGGATGGGGTTGTTCGTCTCCGGCGCCGTGCCGGCTGTCGCGACGATGCTCGTCTGCCGTCACCTGGCCCGGACGGCCTCGCTCAGAGTCGGGCTGACGGCCTTCTCGGTGCGGGTCGTGCGCCCGTCGCTGCTCCCCCGCGGCTAGACCCCGCGGCTCGCGCCTGCGACCAGCACCCCGCCGCTGGGCACCGCCGGCCTGCGCGGGCTGGTCACATCGTCCGAAATGGCCGAAATTCGTGACATCCCGGCCATAGGGGGTCTGAGGCGGTAGAACATGTACGCGTCGCTGACTGTGCGGCGGGAAGTCGTTCCGCCCAGGCCCTCACCGTGAGGCCTGGCGGACTGTCGAGGGGGTTCCATGCACTTGGTCCGTCGTCGTTCGGTGGTCTGTGCTGCCGTCGTCCTGGGGCTGCTCGTCCCGTCAGCGTCCATCGCGGTTGCGGCGGGCGCTGCCGACAGCTCGACCGGAGGCAAGCAGGCCCGCCTCGAGCAGCTGCGATCGAACGTTGCGAAGAAGCCCGCCTCGGCCGACCCCAAGGCGTCGCATGCGCTGCGCACCCTCGCGGTGCAGCGCGAGTCGGGCAAGGTCGTGCTGGCGGTCAAGGTGCGTGGCGGTGCGAACGTGTCGACCAGGCTCGCCGACGTCGCCCGCGCGGCGAAGGCGCAGGGCGCGCAGCAGCGCCGGGTGCTGCGGCAGCTCGGAACGGTCTCCATCGCCGTCCCCCAAGGGCAGGCCGACCAGATCGCCGCCCAGCTGAGGCAGCGCTCCGACGTGGCGCGAGTCGACGTCGTGGTGCGCAAGACGCTCAGCTTCGTCCCCAACGACGAGTACTACTCCACGACGGCGCCCTACCTTGACGCGATCTCGGCCCCCGCGGCATGGGACGTCCACCAGGGTGATGCAACGGTGAAGATCGCGGTGGTCGACAGTGGGGTCGACGTGTCGCACCCAGACCTCGTCGGGCGCATCAGCGACACCTACAACGCCGTGGACAGCGGAACAGATGTCACCGACACCGTGGGGCACGGGACGTTCGTCGCCGGCGTGGCCGCCGCGACCGGCAACAACGGCATCGGCGTGGCCGGCGCCGCCATGGGTGCGAGCGTCATGGCGGTCAAGGTCGCCGACTCCACCGGCCAGATCTGGTCGGATGCCGAGGCCGCCGGTATCGACTGGGCAGCCGACCACGGTGCCAAGGTGATCAACCTCAGCCTCGGCAGCGACACCCCCACCCAGCTCGAGAGCGACGCCGTCGCGTACGCGCAGGGCAAGGGTGTCCTCGTCGTGGCCGCCGCCGGCAACGACGCGACGACCACGCCGAGCTACCCCGCGGCATACCCGCAGGTGGTCGCCGTGGGCGCCACGGATGCCGCCGGGCACCGTGCCCCCTTCTCCGAGTACGGCAGCTGGGTCACCGTCGGCGCCCCGGGCACCGGCATCCACAGCACGACGCCGACCTCGGGCACCATCGACTTCCAGCCGAACTACGACGTCGCCGACGGCACGTCGTTCTCCAGCCCACTCGTCGCGGCCGAGGCCGCGCTGTTGTGGTCGATGCGGCCAGCGGTGAACGCGGCAGACGTCCGCGCGGCGATCGTGCGCTCGGCCCACGGGTATGCCGGACTCGGCCTCGGCGCCGGTCAGGTCGACTTCCGCGCCGCGCAGGACGCGCTCCGGCCCGACAGCGTGCCCACGTTGACCGCTCCTGCTGACGGAGCCACCGTCGCGGGTGTTGTCTCGCTGTCGGCGTCCTCGACCGCCCCCGAGCTGAACTTCGCCGTCGACGGCGGTCCCCTCGGGAGCCTCCCCCAACGGGTGGTCGGAGGCACCGCCGGCGTGTCGTGGTCGACCTACGGCGTCCCGAACGGGCCGCACACGATCACCGCCTACGACTGCAGCCTCGGCGCCCTGTGCAACACCGCTGTCGCCCAGGCCAGCGTCACGGTGGCCAACGAGGCGCCGCAGGTCACCTCCCCGACCCCCTCGCAGCTGCTGACCGGCAACGCCACCTTCACCGCCTCCGCCCCCGGCGGCGCTGTCGCCTTCCTCGTCGACGGTGTGCGGCGCGGCCTGGACTACGCCGCTCCCTACACCCTGGCGTCCTCGATGAGCGCGCTGAGCGACGGCACCCACACGCTCACCGTCGTGAGCTGTTCCGCGACCGGTAGCTGCAACGGCCCCGTGTCGAGCCCCGTGACGTTCAGGGCGCTGTCGCTGCACCCGCGCTTCTCCAGCGTCTGGCCGAACCTGTTCAGCCCCAACGGGGATGGCCGGCTGGACTCGTCGAAGGCGACCTACATCCTCCCCGACACCGAGGTCGTTCGGTTCGCTGTGTTCAACGCCGCCGGCGCTGTCGTCCGGGGACCCGTGGCCCTGGGCACGCAGCTCGCCGGCACCCACAGCGCGACCTGGAACGGGGTCCTGAACACCGGCGCCCGGGCCCCCAGCGGCACGTACCGGCTCGGGATCATCACGAGCCGCGCCACCCCCTCGATGACCCTCTGGGGCAGCATCCTCGCCACCGTCGTGGTCGACCAGATCGCTCCGACGATGTCCTCGATCAGCGGCAGCGGGAGCGGGTTCTACCCCTACCCCGACCACTACCGGGACTCCTTCGCCCCGTCGTTGACCTTGAGCGAGCGGGCCACGGTGACGATGACGGTCCGGACCAGCTCGGGTGCGCTCGTCCGGGCGTTCTCGGCCAACCTCCCGGCCGGCCGGACGTCGATCGCCTGGAACGGTCGCAACAGCGCAGGCGCTCTCGTGCCGGCCAGCACGTACTACTGGACGCTCACCGCCCAGGACCCCGCGGGCAACCGTCGGGGCAGCGCGCGGTACTCGGTGTGGACCAGCTCGAGGCGGCTGCTGACGAAGACGGCGACCCTGACCCGGTCCGGAGCCCAGTTCACCTCGGCCGGCGGCACCGACCTCTCGTGTGCCGGCGCAGACCCGACGGTGTCCGACTTCGCGCCCAACGGCGTGTGGCTCAGCAACGTGTGCGACCCCAGCACCAACGGTGGCCAGGTCGCCGCCGCGGTGTACTCGTTCACGCTGCCGTCGGCGATCGGCTACACCTCCCTCCGGGTGGACGCCTACGGCAACTCGCTGGCGCCCTCGGTCTTGGGCGTCGGCTTCACGCGGTGGGGCACTCAGGAGTACCAGTTCACGACCGAGCTGCTCACCGGGACGACCAACGCGTGGCGCACGCTCGGCCCCGTCTCGGCGACCGGGCTGGTCAGCTCCAGTCACGAGGTCGAGGGCACGATCTACGTGCCCAACGAGCCGGGCGTGAACTCCATGAACGAGTACGACTACGACCTCGGTTCGGTCCACCTCGTCGTGACCTACACCGTCCTGTCGTAGCCGTGAGCGCTCCGCTGTCCGCGACGCAGATCGCTGCCGGAGTCCGCAGTGGCGCCATGTCCGCTGCGGATGTCGTGGCGGCTGCCTTGGCGCGGATCTCGGAGCGAGACGGTCGACTTGGGGCCTTCCAGGTGGTGCGCGGCGAGCGGGCTCTCGCGGAGGCCGAGGCGCTCGCGCAGCGGTCCGACCTCGCACGACTCCCCCTGGCCGGCGTGCCGATCGCGGTCAAGGACAACGTGGCCGTCGAGGGCGAGCCGCTGCGAAACGGGTCGACCGCGACCCCGGACGGCCCACAGCAGATCGACCACCCGGTGGTGGCCCGGCTGCGCGCGGCAGGAGCGGTCGTCGTGGGCACGACCCGGGTGCCTGAGCTGTGCGTGTTCGGCGCGACCGACTCGGCCTTCGGCATCACCCGCAACCCATGGGCCCCCGCGCGCACCCCCGGTGGCTCGTCCGGTGGTTCCGCCGCCGCGGTGTCGTCGGGCATGGTCCCGGTGGCCCACGCCGCCGACGGGATGGGCTCGATCCGCATCCCCGCCGCGAGCTGCGGTCTGGTCGGCATCAAGCCCGGGAGTGGTCTCGTGCCGGCCCAGCTCGGCCCGAACGACTGGTACGGCATGGCCGAGAACGGACCGCTCGCGACGACCGTCGCCGACGCCGCCCTGATGCTCTCGGTGATGGCGGCCCAGCCCGGTCTCGCCGAGGTCCGTGAACCTGACCTCCCGCTGCGCATCGCCGCCTCGACGCGCGCGCCCATCCTCGGAGCGCGTCCGCAGCTCGAGCACGTGCGAGCGGTCGTGCGAGCCGTGCGGCTGCTCGAGGGCGCGGGCCACGAGGTGCGCCGCGTCGACCCGCCGTACCCCGTCAACCCGCTGCCGCTGTTGGCGCGCTGGGCCGCGGGCACCTCGCAGGACGCGGAGGGCCTCGACCGCTCCCAGCTCGACCGGGCGGTGCGCTTCCATGCCGGCCTGGGTGACCGCGTCCGCGCCGCCGGGCTGGTCGAAGACCGCTCACGCGAGCGCTTCCTGCGCCAGCTGGCCGACTTCTTCGCCGACCACGACATCCTCGTCACCCCGACCCTCGCGGCTCCCCCGATTGCCGCCGCGCGGTGGGGCGAACGGTCCTGGCCTCGGGTCTTCGCCGCCAACGCCCGGTATGCGCCGTACGCCGCACCGTGGAACTTCGCCGGTTACCCCGCGGTCTCGGTGCCGGCAGGCGTCCACCCGCGCACCGGCACCCCGCTGGCCGTCCAGCTGGTCGCACCCGCAGGTGGCGAACAGCTGCTGCTCGGCGTGGCAGCGGTGCTGGAGCGCCTCGCCCCGTGGGCGCGGGTGGCGCCGGCCTACGCCTGAGCTCCTCCGGGGCTCGTTTCGCCTCACCTGCCGCGCCGAGAGGGGCCCTTCCACCGGAAGTGCACGAAGATCCGGCCGTGGTTGTCCACGTCCTTCTCCACCCGGTGGTACAGCGCGCGGTTCTCCTTCTGGTCGAGGAACCGCAACACGCGCTTCTTGAGCGCCCCCGAGCCCTTGCCGGGGATGATCTCCACGAGGGGAGCCTTCTTCGCCACCGCCTCGTCCATGACCGCCCGGAGGGCGCGGTCGATGTCCGCGCCCCGGTTGTAGATGTCGTGCAGGTCGAGGGTGAGCTTCACCCCGCCATCGTGCACCCCACACCCGCGCGGCGCGCTGCGGTATGCCGGTGAGTCATCGGCATACCGCACCGCGCGCCTCAGGGGGCGTCGGCCTCGCCGTCAGGTGGGCAGGTCTGCCGCGAACCGGTGCAGCGCGTCCGCCCAGTGCTGCCAGTCGCCACGGGGGTCGTCGGCAATGCCGTGCCCCTCGTGGAACACCTCCACCCTCGTGCCGTCGCCCTCGGGCGTGAGCTGCACGTCGAGCATGCTCAGCGGGCCGTCCTCATGGGGGTGCCAGGTGACTCGAACCTGCTCGAGCGGGTGGTAGCTCCGGACGACGCCATAGGAGCCGTCGCCCGCCCGCCACGGCTCCCCCCTTGTTGCCGATCCGGGCGCCGTCACCCAACAGGGCCCTGGTGCCGTCGGCGCTGATCAGGTGTTCCCAGACCTGGGCGACCGGGGCATGGACCGAGAGGCCGGCGCGGACGCCTGCCTCCGGTCCACCCGTGTCCGACTCGTCGGCAGGCGTGTCGACCTCACTGCTCATGGAGACCTCCAAATCGAGCCGGTCGCGCCCCGGATGGGCGAGACCCACCATGGACAGTCGACCAAAGCCCGGCGCGCCTGACAACCGGTCCGGGAAGGAGTTTCGGTCGACCGAGCAGCCCGAATCAGGCGACGCGGGTCTGCGGCGCGGTCTGCTTGGTCATGCCGGGGTCGCGGACCACGATGTCGCCGAGCACGTCGTCGATCTGCTTCATCACCTCGGGCTCGAGCTTCACCCCAGCGGCCTTGACGTTCTCGTGCACCTGCTCCGGGCGCGACGCCCCCACGAGCGCGGCGGCGACGTTCGGGTTCTGCAGCACCCAGGCGACGGCGAGCTGCGCCATCGACAGGCCGGCCTCGTCCGCGATCGGCTTGAGCCCCTGGACCCGGGTGAGGACGTCGTCGTTCATGAAGCGCTTGATCATGTCGGCACCACCCTTCTCGTCGGCGGCCCGCGAACCCTCCGGCGGCTGCTGGCCGGGCTGGTACTTGCCGGTCAGGACACCCTGCGCGATGGGGCTCCAGACGATCTGGCTGACGCCGAGCTCCTCGCAGGTCGGCACGACCTCGCCCTCGATGACCCGCCACAGCATCGAGTACTGCGGCTGGCTCGAGATGAGCTGGAAGCCGAGCTCCTTGGAGAGCTTGACGCCCTCGCGGATCTGGTCGGCGGTCCACTCGCTCACGCCGATGTAGAGGGCCTTGCCCTGACGGACGACGTCGGCGAAGGCCTGCATGGTCTCCTCGAGCGGCGTCTCGGTGTCGTAGCGGTGGGCCTGGTAGAGGTCGACGTAGTCGGTCTGGAGCCGCGTCAGCGAGCCGTTGATCGACTCCATGATGTGCTTGCGCGACAGGCCGGTGTCGTTCTTGCCACCCGGGCCGGTGGGCCAGTAGACCTTGGTGAAGATCTCCAGGCTCTCGCGCCGCTCCCCCAGCAGGGCGTCGCCGAGGACGGTCTCGGCCTTGGTGTTCGCATAGACGTCGGCCGTGTCGAAGGTGCTGATGCCCGCGTCGAGCGCGGCGCGCACGCACTGCGTGGCGACGTCGTTCTCGACCTGCGAGCCGTGGGTGAGCCAGTTGCCGTAGGTGATCTCGGAGATCTTGAGTCCGCTGTTGCCGAGGTATCGATAGTCCATGCTTCAACCGTATGCCGCGGCGCGAGATCGCGCGCTACGGGCCCCCCGCACTCGGCGCCCCACCCGCTGGGCGGCCCCGCGCGCTCGGCGGCCCCGCACGCTCGCGCCGCCACTGCCCGAGTCGGCGTTGGTAGGACCCGGTCGTCAGGTCCCACTCGACTCGCGGTCCGGTGGGGCTGGCGACCAGGCGGCCGCCGTAGCCGTGGCTGTGCACCACGGTGTGGTGGGCGCGGCAGAGGAGCGCCGCGTTGTCGAGATCCGTCGGGCCGTCGTCCACCCAATGGATCAGGTGGTGGGCGTCGGTCCACGCTGCGGGCTTGGAGCAGCCGGGAAAGGTGCAGCCCCGGTCGCGGATCCAGAGGTGTCGGATCTGGGCGCGGTTGAACAGCCTGATCGCCTGTCCCTGGTCCAGGATCTCGCCGTCGGCGCCGAGCACCATGGGAATGACCTCGGCATCGCAGGCCAGCCGGCGCACGGTTCCCGCGGTGAGCAGGTCGCCCGCGGGGCTCAGACCGGCGCCCCGGCACCGACCCACCAGCGCGTCGAGGCCGATGGTCAGCACGAGGCTCGTCTTGGCTTGGCGCGGCACGCCGTCTGGGGCCGACACCGCGCGCGCCACGAGCTCGATGAGGGCGTCGGCCCGGCGAGCGGCGGGCCTGCGGAGGTCGGGCTCACCGGTCTGGGCGTCAGGCTCCGGCTTGGCCAGGGCGTCGACAGCGGCGTCGACGATCGCCGCGCCCTCCTCGTCGAGCAGCAGTGTGTAGCGCCACATCCCGAGCGGCCCTGCGCCCTTGACGAGCGAGCGCATCGCTCGACGGACCCCCGCCTCGTCCTCCACGAGGCGGTCGGAACGCAGGTGATCGGCGGCATACCGCACGGCAGCGGCCAGATTCCGCTCGGACAAACCGTCGGCCCCGCGCCCACCGTCGATCAGCGTGGCGGTCGCCTCGGCCAGCACGGTCGGGTCGGCGAGGCTGCGCACATCCGTGTGGAACCGCACGACCTGGGCGGCCTTGACGACCGGCAGGGGCCGGACGTCCTGGTCCCCCGAGCGAACGCCCTCGGCCACGGCGTCGAGGACACCCTCGAGGCGCAGTTCGTCGGCCACGGCAGCAACGGCGTCGAGGTCCCGCAGGGTCCGCTCAGGCATGAGCGGCGCGGCTGAGCGGGCCCAGTCCATCGCGCTCCACCCATCGGAGGTGCTCAGGCCCCGCCGCCTCGCCTCGGCCAGGACCGCGACCATGGCACTCTGCGCCGCCGTGACGACGTGGCCGAGCGCCTCGGCAGCGCCGCGCACCTCGTCATCGGACAGCGCCCAGACACGCTCCGGCAGGCACTCGGCAAGACTCGCCTGCGCGACCCGCGCACCCCCGAGCACGGGCCGGCTCTGCGGGCCGTCTTCCCGTGGGTGCTCCTGTGGTGCGATCGCCATGTCAGAAACCTACGGGCAACCACTGACAGTCGGCTCCGGATCATCATGCACGAATCTCATTGCCCCGCAACGACTTCGGCGATAACCATAGCCTTCTTCGTCACAGACGCCGCACCCGTCACCCCGGACGCGTCAACCGCGCCGTTGCGGAATCGATCATCCACAGGCAACCGCCGCGGGCAACGGCGCAGCGCCCGGGTGTGGACAGAAATCCGCTACGGGCGAACCCTGAACAGCACCCGCCGTCACAGGCGGCACGCTTGTCTTGTCGGACGGATGGAAGGACACCATCGACGAGGGAGCCAATGATGAGGGTTTTCGTCGCAGGGGCCACCGGAGCCATCGGCCGCCAGCTCGTGCCACGGCTGGTCGCGGCCGGCCACGAGGTGCACGGCATGACGCGCAGCGCCGCGAAACAGCAGCTCGTGCGCGACCTGGGCGCCGTCCCCGTGGTCGCCGACGCGCTCGTTGCCGAGCAGGTCGCCGAGGCCGTCGGTCGGGTGCAACCGGACGTCATCGTGCACCAGCTCACCTCGATCGGCCCGATGGACCTGCGGCACTTCGACCGCGCGTTCGCGATGACCAACCGGCTGCGCACCGAGGGCACCGACCACTTGCTCGCCGCTGGCCAGGCGGTTGGGGTGGAGCGCTTCGTCGCACAAAGCTTCTTCGCGGCATACGAACGCACCGGCGGCCTGGTCAAGACCGAGGACGACCCGTTCGGGCTCACACCGGCCAAGGAGATGCGCGAGACGGTCGCCGCGATCCGGCACGTCGAGGAGGCGGTGCTCGCAGCGCACTGGACCGAGGGGGTCGTGCTGCGTTACGGCGGCTTCTACGGGCCGGGCACGTCACTCGGGCCCGATGGCGAGCAGACCGAGGCGGTCCGCCAGCGGAAGTTCCCGGTCGTGGGCAACGGCGCCGGCGTGTGGTCGTTCATCCACATCGCCGACGCGGCGGAGGCCACCGTCGCGGCGGTCGAACGCGGTCGGCGCGGGGTCTACAACATCGTCGACGACGAGCCGGCGTCCGTGGCCCAGTGGCTGCCCATCCTGGCGCGCACGTTGGGTGCCAAGGAGCCGATGCACGCACCTCGCGTCGTGGGGCGGCTGCTCACCGGTGAGGTCGGAGTGGTGATGATGACCGAGCTGCGGGGCGCCTCGAACGCCAAGGCGAAGCGCGAGCTCGGCTGGAGCCCGTCACACCCGAGCTGGCGTCAGGGCTTCCACGAGCTGACGACGCCGAGCCCCTGACACCGGCGCCACCAGCGAGAGGTGAGGAGGTATGCCGCGGGCTCGCCACGCGGCATACCTCACCTCCGGGGGCGTTCAGCGCGCCGGCTGAAGCGCGGCGCTGCCCTCGGTCTCCTCGGACTCGGGCTCGGAAGCTGGTGCCCCGTCGAGCTCGGCGTCGCGCTTGGCCAGCGCACCGGGCCACCACATCCGACCGCGGGCATCGAGGTTGAGCGCCGTCACGAGGACCGAGCGGACCACGAGGGTGTCGAGCAGGACACCGAGCGCCACGGCCACGCCGATCTCGGCGAAGGCGACCACCGGAAGCGTGCCGAGCACCGCGAACGTCCCCGCGAGGACGAGGCCTGCCGAGGTGATCACGCCACCGGTTGCCGCCAGCCCGGCGAGGGCGCCACGTCGGGTGCCGATCTCCTTGGCCTCCTCGTGAACGCGTGTCATGAGGAAGATGTTGTAGTCGATCCCCAGCGCCACGAGGAACACGAAGACGAACAGCGGCAGCGAGGTGTCCGCCCCTGCGAAGCCGAGGACGTGCCGGAAGATCAGCGAGGAGAGCCCGAGCGCCGCGCCGTACGACAGAACGACTGTGCCGATGAGGATCAGCGGCGCGGTGACGGCCCGCAGCAGCAGGACGAGGATCAGCAGCACCACCGCGAGGATGAGCGGGATGATCCGCCTGTTGTCGTCCGATGACGCCCGAAGCGTGTCCGCGCGCGTCGCGGTGTCGCCGCCGGCGATCGCGTTGGCCCCGGGGACCCGAGCGATGGCGCTGCGGATGCGGTCGATGCTCTGGGTCGCCGCGTCGGAGTCGGGAGCGGCGCTGAGGGTCGCCTGGAGTAGCGAGCGGCCGCCCTTGGTCACCGGGTCGGTGACGGAGGAGACCCCCGCCAGGCCCTGCAGGGTGGTCTTGACGGCGCCCGCCTGCGAGGCGTTCGCGAGCACCATGACCGGAGAACCGGAGCCCGCCGGGAAGTGCCTGGCCAGGACCTGTTCGCCGACCACGGACTCGGGGGTGCCGTAGAAGGCGTCCTTGTTCTGCAGGCCGACCGCGTTGAGCTGGAGGATGCCGAGCGACGCCACGGCGAGCAGCACCGAGGTGACGACCCAGGTGCGCCGCGGGGCGCGGGCGATGCGAGCGCCGATGCGCGCCCAGACGCCGTCGCGGGTGTGGTCGGCCGAGCCGAACGACGGCCGCACCGGCCAGAAGATCCAGCGTCCGAGCACGACGAGCAGCGCCGGCAGCAGCGTCAGCATGACGAGCAGACCAACGGCGACACCGATCGCGGCGACCGGGCCGAGGCCCTTGGTGGAGTTCATCGTCGCGACGAGCAGGCACAGCATGCCGGCGATGACGGTGGCGCCGGACGCGAAGATCGCAGGGCCGGCGCGGTGGAGCGCGAACGCCATCGCCTCGTGGCGGTCCGCGTGACGGCGCAGCTCCTCGCGGTAGCGGGCGACGAGCAGCAGGGCGTAGTCGGTGCCGGCGCCGAACACGATGACGGTGAGGATGCCCGAGCTCTGCGCGTTGACGGTGAGGGTGTCGCCCTTGGCGAGGAAGTAGATGACGGCCTGGGCGACGAACAGGGCCGTGCCGGCCGAGATGACCGGGACGAGCCACAGGATCGGACTGCGGTAGGTCAGCAGCAGGATGATGATGACGACGGTCATGGCCGAGTAGAGCAGCTTGCCGTCGATGCCCGAGAAGGCCGCCGACGAGTCAGCGGAGAATCCGACCGGCCCAGTGACCTGCATCGACAACCCCGCCGGGCGGTCCTGGGCGATGGCCCGCAGGTCCTTGGCGGTGGCGCTCAGCGAGTCCCACCCGGCGCTGCCTGCATCAACGGGGACGATGACCTGCAGCGCCTTGCCGTCGCGCGACGGGATCGGGCCGACGCTGTCCTTGCGGACCGGGGCGAGGGCGTTGAACTTCGCCACCTGTGCGGTGACTGCCTGCGTGTCCGCCGGGGTCAGGCCAGACGCGCGCTCGTAGACGAGGACCGCCGGGAACTCGTTCTTGCTCTGGAACGCCTCGATCTGCTTGACCACCTGGGTCGACTGGGCGTCCGCCGGCAGCCAGGCGACGGCCTCGTTGTTGAGCGCGCCCTGCAGCTTGCCCGCAGGCCCGAACGCCGCGGCCAGCACGAGCAGCCAGAACCCGACGACGAACCACTTGGTCACCCGGCCCGCTGGGAACCATGCCATCCGCCCGACATCGCCGATCCGTGTCTGTGCCATCCCCGTTGCCTCTCGC includes these proteins:
- a CDS encoding MFS transporter; translated protein: MAATAATLAGLALSGHVAVWHVFALALVLGVVTAVDNPVRQSFVSEVVDHAHLPNAISLVSCTFQLGAMVGPVVGGVLMGAVGAGYAFAVNAITFVGPVVALLLMRGADRVTPSVAPVAAGEEPAPAAPGIREGLSYALHTPTVLWPVVMVGAFGFFTISLPVTLAAFAKNEFHSGATGLGVLNGIVATGALVGAMTTARRTRPLRLRTVGFAAWALATALVLAAAAPDQPAFVLLLAAVGAANLAFLTSAQSLVQLAAADHLRGRVVGLYMLVFIGSGALGGPVVGLLAEHLGARMGLFVSGAVPAVATMLVCRHLARTASLRVGLTAFSVRVVRPSLLPRG
- a CDS encoding S8 family serine peptidase is translated as MHLVRRRSVVCAAVVLGLLVPSASIAVAAGAADSSTGGKQARLEQLRSNVAKKPASADPKASHALRTLAVQRESGKVVLAVKVRGGANVSTRLADVARAAKAQGAQQRRVLRQLGTVSIAVPQGQADQIAAQLRQRSDVARVDVVVRKTLSFVPNDEYYSTTAPYLDAISAPAAWDVHQGDATVKIAVVDSGVDVSHPDLVGRISDTYNAVDSGTDVTDTVGHGTFVAGVAAATGNNGIGVAGAAMGASVMAVKVADSTGQIWSDAEAAGIDWAADHGAKVINLSLGSDTPTQLESDAVAYAQGKGVLVVAAAGNDATTTPSYPAAYPQVVAVGATDAAGHRAPFSEYGSWVTVGAPGTGIHSTTPTSGTIDFQPNYDVADGTSFSSPLVAAEAALLWSMRPAVNAADVRAAIVRSAHGYAGLGLGAGQVDFRAAQDALRPDSVPTLTAPADGATVAGVVSLSASSTAPELNFAVDGGPLGSLPQRVVGGTAGVSWSTYGVPNGPHTITAYDCSLGALCNTAVAQASVTVANEAPQVTSPTPSQLLTGNATFTASAPGGAVAFLVDGVRRGLDYAAPYTLASSMSALSDGTHTLTVVSCSATGSCNGPVSSPVTFRALSLHPRFSSVWPNLFSPNGDGRLDSSKATYILPDTEVVRFAVFNAAGAVVRGPVALGTQLAGTHSATWNGVLNTGARAPSGTYRLGIITSRATPSMTLWGSILATVVVDQIAPTMSSISGSGSGFYPYPDHYRDSFAPSLTLSERATVTMTVRTSSGALVRAFSANLPAGRTSIAWNGRNSAGALVPASTYYWTLTAQDPAGNRRGSARYSVWTSSRRLLTKTATLTRSGAQFTSAGGTDLSCAGADPTVSDFAPNGVWLSNVCDPSTNGGQVAAAVYSFTLPSAIGYTSLRVDAYGNSLAPSVLGVGFTRWGTQEYQFTTELLTGTTNAWRTLGPVSATGLVSSSHEVEGTIYVPNEPGVNSMNEYDYDLGSVHLVVTYTVLS
- a CDS encoding amidase, producing the protein MSAPLSATQIAAGVRSGAMSAADVVAAALARISERDGRLGAFQVVRGERALAEAEALAQRSDLARLPLAGVPIAVKDNVAVEGEPLRNGSTATPDGPQQIDHPVVARLRAAGAVVVGTTRVPELCVFGATDSAFGITRNPWAPARTPGGSSGGSAAAVSSGMVPVAHAADGMGSIRIPAASCGLVGIKPGSGLVPAQLGPNDWYGMAENGPLATTVADAALMLSVMAAQPGLAEVREPDLPLRIAASTRAPILGARPQLEHVRAVVRAVRLLEGAGHEVRRVDPPYPVNPLPLLARWAAGTSQDAEGLDRSQLDRAVRFHAGLGDRVRAAGLVEDRSRERFLRQLADFFADHDILVTPTLAAPPIAAARWGERSWPRVFAANARYAPYAAPWNFAGYPAVSVPAGVHPRTGTPLAVQLVAPAGGEQLLLGVAAVLERLAPWARVAPAYA
- a CDS encoding Smr/MutS family protein, with amino-acid sequence MKLTLDLHDIYNRGADIDRALRAVMDEAVAKKAPLVEIIPGKGSGALKKRVLRFLDQKENRALYHRVEKDVDNHGRIFVHFRWKGPSRRGR
- a CDS encoding SRPBCC domain-containing protein produces the protein MTAPGSATRGEPWRAGDGSYGVVRSYHPLEQVRVTWHPHEDGPLSMLDVQLTPEGDGTRVEVFHEGHGIADDPRGDWQHWADALHRFAADLPT
- a CDS encoding aldo/keto reductase family protein, which gives rise to MDYRYLGNSGLKISEITYGNWLTHGSQVENDVATQCVRAALDAGISTFDTADVYANTKAETVLGDALLGERRESLEIFTKVYWPTGPGGKNDTGLSRKHIMESINGSLTRLQTDYVDLYQAHRYDTETPLEETMQAFADVVRQGKALYIGVSEWTADQIREGVKLSKELGFQLISSQPQYSMLWRVIEGEVVPTCEELGVSQIVWSPIAQGVLTGKYQPGQQPPEGSRAADEKGGADMIKRFMNDDVLTRVQGLKPIADEAGLSMAQLAVAWVLQNPNVAAALVGASRPEQVHENVKAAGVKLEPEVMKQIDDVLGDIVVRDPGMTKQTAPQTRVA